Proteins encoded together in one Spirochaeta isovalerica window:
- the gcvT gene encoding glycine cleavage system aminomethyltransferase GcvT encodes MDLKRTRLYDWHQKNDATIVPFAGWELPIQYAPGPIAEHKAVRETAGLFDIDHMGQILVEGEEATDFLNYLVTADLTKLEPWNSTYSLMCLPSGGVIDDLFVYRKGDGKGWMVVVNASNLEKDYQWILKQSEGKKVSVTDISEETYMIAFQGPKAIEVMDSLTDGRTGKIERFSSGEDNLFGVKVLIGRTGYTGEDGVELFYPADQAEKVWQGIIDHGKEIGIEVLPIGLAARDSLRFEPGFPLYGHELNEEKTPAEGLLKWACAFDKDFIGKDAIVKQIDEGLPSKLISFELTDKGVPREEYTVLSPEGEEIGYVATGLYAPWVDKYCGNAYVKPEFAKVGTEILIQIRKKTKKAVVIKRPLYRPSYR; translated from the coding sequence GATGGGAGCTGCCTATTCAGTATGCTCCCGGTCCCATAGCCGAACATAAAGCCGTCCGCGAGACCGCCGGACTATTCGACATCGACCATATGGGCCAGATTCTCGTTGAAGGTGAGGAAGCGACGGATTTCCTCAACTATCTCGTAACGGCCGACCTGACAAAACTCGAGCCGTGGAATTCTACCTACTCTCTCATGTGTCTGCCTTCCGGGGGTGTAATTGATGACCTCTTCGTGTATCGCAAAGGAGACGGGAAGGGGTGGATGGTTGTTGTCAACGCGTCCAACCTGGAAAAAGATTATCAGTGGATTCTGAAGCAGAGCGAAGGGAAAAAAGTGTCGGTTACCGATATATCCGAAGAGACCTACATGATTGCTTTTCAGGGCCCTAAAGCCATTGAAGTCATGGATTCCCTGACCGATGGGCGGACCGGAAAAATCGAGCGCTTTTCCTCCGGAGAGGATAATCTTTTCGGTGTAAAGGTGCTTATCGGAAGAACCGGATATACCGGAGAAGACGGGGTGGAGCTCTTCTATCCCGCGGATCAGGCGGAAAAGGTCTGGCAGGGTATCATCGATCACGGGAAAGAGATCGGAATAGAGGTTCTTCCCATCGGCCTGGCAGCCAGGGACAGCCTCCGCTTCGAGCCGGGATTTCCCCTTTACGGGCATGAGCTTAATGAAGAGAAAACGCCGGCGGAAGGTCTTCTGAAATGGGCCTGTGCTTTTGATAAAGATTTTATCGGCAAGGATGCCATTGTAAAACAGATCGACGAAGGTCTGCCTTCAAAGCTTATATCCTTCGAACTGACCGATAAAGGTGTTCCCAGAGAGGAGTACACGGTTCTGTCTCCCGAAGGAGAGGAAATCGGTTACGTGGCTACGGGATTGTACGCGCCCTGGGTTGATAAATATTGCGGGAATGCCTATGTGAAGCCTGAATTTGCCAAAGTCGGAACGGAAATTCTCATTCAGATACGTAAGAAAACAAAGAAAGCCGTTGTTATAAAGCGGCCCTTATACAGACCTTCATACAGATAA